The Desulfovibrio porci genome contains a region encoding:
- a CDS encoding Fe-S-containing hydro-lyase, producing MSDDQVKRIRAPFDDITARSLRAGDRVLISGTILAARDAAHKRLVETLDRGEPLPVDLRGAVVYYVGPSPAKPGQVIGAAGPTTSGRMDAYTPRLLDQGLRGMIGKGYRKPEVVEAMKKHGVPYLAAVGGAGALITRSIKKYTVLAYEDLGPEAVAAMEVEDFPAIVVIDCLGDNYYETGQAPYRRL from the coding sequence ATGTCCGACGATCAGGTCAAACGTATCCGCGCTCCCTTTGACGACATTACGGCGCGCTCCCTGCGGGCCGGCGACCGGGTGCTGATTTCCGGCACTATTCTGGCCGCGCGCGACGCGGCCCACAAGCGCCTGGTGGAGACCCTGGACCGGGGCGAGCCCCTGCCCGTGGATCTGCGCGGCGCGGTGGTCTACTACGTGGGCCCCTCGCCCGCCAAACCGGGTCAGGTCATCGGTGCGGCCGGGCCCACTACCTCAGGCCGCATGGACGCCTACACCCCCCGCTTGCTGGATCAGGGCCTCCGGGGCATGATCGGCAAGGGGTATCGCAAGCCGGAAGTGGTGGAAGCCATGAAAAAGCACGGCGTGCCCTATCTGGCGGCTGTGGGCGGCGCGGGCGCGCTTATCACCCGCAGCATTAAAAAGTACACGGTGCTGGCCTATGAGGATCTCGGTCCCGAGGCCGTGGCCGCCATGGAAGTGGAGGATTTTCCGGCCATTGTGGTCATCGACTGCCTGGGCGACAATTATTACGAAACGGGCCAGGCCCCGTACCGGCGTTTGTGA
- a CDS encoding fumarate hydratase, translated as MKEIHVTAVSEAVAALAVQACCRLPGDMLEGLRAARAQEPSAVGRNILDQLLENADIAAREEMPICQDTGLAVVFADLGQDVHIVGGGFEDAVNEGVRRGYVDGYLRKSCVAEPLFERKNTRDNTPAVIHTRIVPGDSLRLRLAPKGAGSENKSVLKMLVPADGIEGVRKVVLDAVLAAGPNSCPPMVVGVGLGGTMEVAALCAKKAAARDLESVNPDPRYAAFERELLEMINRTGIGPQGLGGLTTALKVHVEWAPTHIASLPVAVNINCHAARHAEVVL; from the coding sequence ATGAAGGAAATTCACGTCACTGCCGTCAGCGAGGCCGTGGCCGCGCTGGCCGTGCAAGCCTGCTGCCGCCTGCCCGGCGACATGCTTGAAGGCCTGCGCGCGGCCCGCGCGCAGGAGCCTTCGGCGGTGGGCCGCAACATCCTGGACCAGTTGCTGGAAAACGCGGACATCGCCGCGCGCGAGGAAATGCCCATCTGCCAGGACACAGGTCTGGCTGTGGTTTTCGCCGACCTGGGACAGGACGTGCATATCGTGGGCGGCGGCTTTGAGGACGCCGTCAACGAAGGCGTGCGCCGGGGCTATGTGGACGGCTATCTGCGCAAATCCTGCGTGGCCGAACCCCTGTTCGAGCGCAAGAACACCAGGGACAACACGCCTGCGGTCATCCATACCCGCATCGTGCCCGGCGACAGCCTGCGCCTACGCCTGGCCCCCAAGGGCGCGGGTTCGGAAAACAAGAGCGTGCTGAAAATGCTGGTGCCCGCCGACGGCATTGAAGGCGTGCGTAAGGTGGTTCTGGACGCGGTGCTGGCCGCCGGGCCCAATTCCTGCCCGCCCATGGTGGTCGGCGTGGGCCTGGGCGGCACCATGGAAGTGGCGGCCCTCTGCGCCAAAAAAGCCGCCGCGCGCGACCTGGAAAGCGTCAATCCTGATCCGCGCTATGCCGCCTTTGAGCGGGAGCTGCTGGAAATGATCAACAGGACCGGCATCGGCCCGCAAGGGCTGGGCGGCCTGACCACAGCCCTCAAGGTGCATGTGGAGTGGGCCCCCACCCACATCGCCTCCCTGCCGGTGGCCGTGAATATCAACTGCCATGCGGCCCGCCACGCGGAAGTCGTGCTGTAA